One genomic window of Methyloceanibacter sp. wino2 includes the following:
- a CDS encoding DUF1467 family protein has protein sequence MSLAFGVAIYFVIWWVVLFAILPWGVRTSEEAGETSNPGFADSAPHKPRLLPKIIATTIVSGIVFAFIYAIMVHHIIRLDDIPFFPRYERVQEAPQTN, from the coding sequence ATGAGTCTCGCCTTCGGCGTCGCCATCTACTTCGTGATCTGGTGGGTTGTGCTCTTCGCCATCTTGCCCTGGGGCGTGCGCACGTCTGAGGAAGCGGGCGAAACCAGCAATCCGGGTTTCGCCGACAGCGCGCCCCACAAGCCTAGACTGCTGCCGAAGATCATCGCCACGACCATCGTGTCCGGCATCGTCTTCGCCTTCATCTACGCCATCATGGTGCATCACATCATCAGGCTCGACGACATTCCGTTCTTCCCACGGTACGAGCGGGTTCAGGAAGCGCCTCAAACGAATTGA
- the mce gene encoding methylmalonyl-CoA epimerase — protein sequence MIGRLNHVAIVVPDLAAATAVYRDTLGATVSPEEDQPEHGVRTVFIELPNTKVELLGVLGDNSPIAAFLERNPSGGIHHICYEVPDIMEARDQLTKEGARVLGDGEPKIGAHGKPVLFLHPKDFCGTLVELEEA from the coding sequence ATGATTGGCCGTTTGAACCATGTGGCGATCGTCGTGCCGGACCTTGCGGCCGCGACCGCCGTCTATCGCGACACGCTCGGTGCGACAGTCTCTCCGGAGGAAGATCAGCCGGAGCACGGTGTACGGACGGTTTTTATCGAGTTGCCGAACACGAAGGTCGAACTCCTGGGCGTCCTTGGCGACAATTCGCCGATCGCGGCCTTTCTGGAGCGCAACCCGAGCGGCGGCATCCATCACATCTGCTACGAGGTGCCGGATATCATGGAAGCGCGCGACCAGCTCACCAAGGAGGGAGCGCGCGTGCTTGGCGACGGTGAACCGAAGATCGGCGCCCACGGCAAGCCGGTCCTGTTCCTTCACCCCAAGGATTTCTGCGGCACCTTGGTCGAACTCGAAGAGGCTTAG